In Gracilimonas sp., a single window of DNA contains:
- the atpC gene encoding ATP synthase F1 subunit epsilon produces MSIFNAQILTPNGSLFEGEVSGVKLPGTQGSFEVKANHAPIVSTLEKGNVLVRKADGNTTYAISGGFVEVNNNKLTLLAESVEEA; encoded by the coding sequence ATGAGCATATTTAACGCACAAATTCTGACTCCAAACGGTTCTCTTTTTGAAGGAGAAGTAAGCGGAGTGAAATTACCCGGAACCCAGGGTAGCTTCGAAGTAAAGGCAAATCACGCCCCCATAGTTTCCACTTTGGAAAAAGGGAATGTGTTGGTCCGAAAAGCTGATGGTAATACCACCTATGCTATTTCAGGCGGTTTTGTGGAAGTGAATAACAATAAGCTTACGCTACTGGCTGAATCTGTAGAAGAAGCTTGA
- a CDS encoding 6-bladed beta-propeller — protein sequence MSRILTYASLLFTLAFYGCGNEKQTPVQNEKHHYSVEKTKVFSEFTRQNEESGQQSEEPFARVLSVAASGSTGNVYLLDADYKEIFVFDSLGNYLNSIKGGYGRGPGEFEFPREVAVDDHEKVYAYDYSLRRVTVFNPSGEVLNTITANISSKSIFVSDNEIWFSVLHSKRHKAASTGLTEDSFTFYIPVTDRDLEFEPGGNVANLGVDSKNQLIVASLIPGIWYKKVEDEFTMFGKDLIPDKKPVVNKDNISVGPGGTMGVGGLFEDKIGIVWREINLVNDLPELGLFRLEVFKETGEHIESIELPMKWANDVYFDQDNNIYFAVDDPIPSVEKYTVTESKE from the coding sequence ATGTCAAGAATATTAACTTATGCATCTTTATTATTTACCCTTGCCTTTTATGGATGCGGAAACGAAAAACAAACACCGGTACAAAATGAAAAGCACCACTATTCCGTAGAAAAAACAAAGGTTTTCAGTGAATTTACGAGACAAAATGAGGAAAGCGGCCAACAATCAGAAGAACCGTTTGCACGAGTTCTTAGTGTTGCTGCTTCTGGCAGCACGGGGAATGTTTACCTACTTGACGCAGATTATAAAGAGATTTTCGTTTTCGACAGCCTTGGTAATTATCTGAATTCTATAAAAGGAGGATATGGCCGCGGTCCGGGAGAATTTGAATTTCCTCGAGAAGTTGCAGTGGATGACCATGAAAAAGTGTATGCCTATGATTACAGTCTTAGAAGGGTTACGGTTTTTAATCCTTCCGGGGAGGTACTAAATACCATAACAGCGAATATATCCAGTAAATCAATTTTTGTTTCGGATAATGAAATTTGGTTTTCAGTACTTCATTCAAAAAGGCACAAAGCAGCAAGTACAGGTCTTACAGAAGATTCATTTACATTTTACATTCCTGTAACCGATCGGGACTTAGAATTTGAGCCTGGCGGAAATGTCGCGAATTTAGGTGTTGACAGTAAGAATCAGTTAATTGTAGCTTCCCTTATCCCGGGAATTTGGTATAAAAAAGTAGAAGATGAGTTCACTATGTTTGGCAAAGATTTAATACCGGATAAAAAGCCTGTAGTTAATAAGGACAATATTTCTGTAGGGCCGGGTGGTACTATGGGAGTAGGTGGATTATTTGAAGACAAAATAGGGATCGTTTGGAGAGAGATAAATTTAGTGAACGATTTGCCTGAACTTGGTTTATTTAGGTTAGAAGTATTTAAGGAAACCGGAGAGCATATCGAAAGTATTGAACTGCCTATGAAATGGGCAAATGATGTTTATTTTGACCAAGATAATAATATTTATTTTGCCGTTGACGATCCTATTCCGAGTGTTGAAAAATACACAGTGACGGAATCAAAAGAATAG
- the atpD gene encoding F0F1 ATP synthase subunit beta: MNKGKIAQVIGPVVDVDFSDSKTPAVLNALEIEMTDGSTLTLEVAQHLGEDRVRTIAMDSTDGLVRGMDVTNTGKAISMPVGEDIRGRLFNVVGASIDGIDAPEGKNSYPIHRDAPAFDQLATSTEMLETGIKVVDLLCPYAKGGKIGLFGGAGVGKTVLIQELINNIAKEHGGLSVFAGVGERTREGNDLLREFLESGIINYGDEFKESMEKGEWDLSKVDKEKLKESQATLVFGQMNEPPGARARVALSGLTVAEYFRDEVSRDILLFIDNIFRFTQAGSEVSALLGRMPSAVGYQPTLATEMGDLQERITSTKDGSITSVQAVYVPADDLTDPAPATTFTHLDATTVLSRALTQIGIYPAVDPLDSSSTILDPKVVGQEHYNVANRVTRLLQNYKDLQDIIAILGMDELSDEDKLVVSRARRVQRFLSQNFHVAEQFTGQPGVYVKVEETIKGFKMILDGELDHLPENAFYMVGDINEAIEKGEKLLAEAEKEEAA; the protein is encoded by the coding sequence ATGAATAAAGGAAAGATAGCACAGGTAATTGGGCCTGTAGTTGACGTTGATTTTTCAGACAGTAAAACACCGGCTGTTCTTAATGCTCTAGAAATTGAGATGACAGACGGATCAACCCTAACACTTGAGGTTGCACAACACCTTGGTGAAGATCGTGTGCGTACTATCGCGATGGACTCTACCGATGGACTTGTTCGTGGCATGGATGTAACGAACACCGGAAAAGCTATTTCGATGCCGGTTGGTGAAGATATCAGAGGCCGACTCTTTAATGTAGTTGGTGCCTCCATTGATGGTATCGATGCACCGGAAGGAAAGAACTCTTATCCTATTCACCGTGATGCACCTGCTTTTGATCAATTGGCTACATCTACTGAGATGCTTGAGACCGGGATCAAAGTGGTTGACTTGCTTTGTCCGTATGCTAAAGGTGGTAAAATTGGATTATTCGGCGGTGCCGGTGTAGGTAAAACCGTATTGATTCAGGAATTGATCAACAATATTGCGAAAGAACACGGTGGACTTTCCGTATTTGCCGGCGTGGGAGAGCGTACCCGTGAAGGAAATGACCTTCTTCGTGAATTCCTGGAGTCAGGTATTATTAATTACGGTGACGAATTTAAAGAGTCTATGGAAAAAGGAGAGTGGGATCTTTCCAAAGTAGACAAAGAGAAATTGAAAGAATCTCAGGCTACCCTGGTATTTGGTCAGATGAACGAGCCTCCTGGAGCCCGTGCACGAGTGGCACTTTCCGGACTGACTGTTGCTGAGTATTTCCGTGATGAAGTATCCCGGGATATTCTGCTATTTATTGATAACATTTTCCGATTTACACAGGCCGGTTCTGAGGTGTCAGCACTTCTGGGACGTATGCCTTCTGCGGTAGGTTACCAGCCAACTTTGGCTACTGAAATGGGTGACCTTCAGGAGCGTATTACTTCTACCAAAGACGGATCTATTACATCGGTTCAGGCTGTGTATGTACCTGCTGATGACTTGACTGACCCTGCTCCGGCAACTACCTTTACTCACTTGGATGCCACTACAGTACTTTCTCGTGCATTGACACAGATCGGTATCTATCCTGCGGTAGATCCTCTGGATTCTTCATCTACAATTTTGGATCCAAAAGTTGTAGGACAAGAGCATTACAATGTTGCCAACCGGGTTACTCGTTTGCTCCAGAACTACAAAGATCTTCAGGATATCATTGCCATCTTGGGTATGGATGAACTCTCTGATGAAGATAAGCTGGTTGTAAGTCGTGCACGTCGTGTTCAGCGTTTCCTCTCCCAAAACTTCCACGTGGCCGAGCAGTTTACAGGTCAGCCCGGTGTGTATGTGAAAGTTGAAGAAACCATCAAAGGCTTTAAGATGATTCTTGATGGTGAATTAGATCACCTTCCTGAAAACGCATTTTATATGGTGGGCGATATTAATGAAGCCATTGAAAAAGGAGAGAAATTGCTTGCTGAAGCTGAAAAAGAAGAAGCGGCATAA
- a CDS encoding DUF4139 domain-containing protein has translation MYILLAIIISSLNLSPVNSDTLITQSEINEVTVYRQQAQIQRTSTIDLKPGKNVVVFESLSPSLIESSLQLRGNKAFTILSLTRRTNYFTVKETPVIVKELQSRRDTLQKRITFLSSDLSVLERELRLLESTENFISNQEMTPTELSQLLDLYRSRVSKLEYEKISLNEKADAYKTELNKVLAQLREYGNDQNIRFSEVIAEINSERSQSINIELQYLVYNAGWKPSYDIRGTDISAPLSLSYKASIYQNTGIDWHQTNVTISSANPTLNSTLPEINPIFVSFKTPHPPALKERGLNEVIVTGYSDRIEMEKEMSLDAPMNLPPPAQNIQGQTSFSYRIEIPYSVPSDGKEHTLEFRREDVPANYNYSSVPKFSEQAYLTGKITEWEELDLIPGKASIYFENTYVGTTNINPLSFDDSLEVSLGVDESIVVERKKLREFEERNFFGNKVRENHSWEINLRNSKDETIEISVKDQVPLSRDESIKIDIKEISNGSYNSDTGIVTWRVKLDAGQAKALRLDYQIEYPKGQKITF, from the coding sequence ATGTATATACTTCTGGCCATTATCATCTCGTCACTAAACTTATCTCCTGTTAACTCAGATACTCTTATAACCCAATCTGAAATCAACGAAGTAACAGTATACAGGCAACAAGCCCAAATTCAGCGTACATCTACTATAGATTTAAAACCCGGAAAGAATGTCGTTGTTTTTGAAAGCCTTTCTCCTTCCCTAATTGAGAGCAGCTTACAACTTCGGGGTAACAAAGCCTTTACCATTCTTTCTTTAACCAGGAGAACAAATTATTTCACAGTAAAGGAAACTCCGGTCATTGTGAAAGAGCTGCAATCTCGGCGTGATACCCTCCAAAAAAGGATAACTTTCCTGAGTTCAGATCTCTCAGTTTTGGAACGAGAACTTCGGTTACTTGAAAGCACAGAAAATTTTATCAGCAATCAGGAAATGACCCCGACCGAACTTTCGCAGCTTTTGGATCTTTATCGATCAAGGGTTTCAAAGCTTGAATATGAAAAGATTTCTTTGAATGAAAAAGCTGATGCATACAAAACAGAATTAAATAAGGTTCTTGCACAACTTAGAGAATATGGAAATGATCAAAATATAAGGTTTTCTGAAGTTATAGCAGAGATCAATTCAGAACGGAGTCAGTCAATAAATATCGAGCTACAGTATTTAGTATATAATGCAGGATGGAAACCCAGTTATGATATACGGGGAACTGATATCTCAGCACCTCTTTCCTTAAGTTATAAAGCTAGCATATACCAAAATACCGGTATAGATTGGCATCAAACCAATGTCACCATCAGTTCAGCAAATCCTACACTTAATTCCACTTTACCTGAAATCAATCCAATTTTTGTGAGTTTTAAAACACCACACCCGCCTGCTTTAAAAGAAAGGGGGCTGAATGAAGTGATAGTAACCGGATATTCGGATAGAATTGAGATGGAAAAAGAAATGTCTTTGGATGCTCCTATGAATCTTCCACCCCCCGCTCAAAATATTCAAGGGCAAACAAGTTTCAGTTATAGAATTGAAATTCCTTATTCCGTGCCCTCTGACGGTAAGGAGCATACACTCGAATTCAGAAGAGAAGATGTTCCTGCTAATTATAACTATTCATCGGTACCAAAGTTTTCAGAACAAGCTTATCTGACCGGTAAGATCACAGAGTGGGAAGAACTTGACCTGATTCCCGGAAAAGCCTCCATCTATTTTGAGAATACCTATGTAGGTACTACTAACATTAATCCCCTTTCTTTTGATGACAGTCTGGAGGTATCATTGGGAGTTGATGAGAGTATTGTAGTGGAAAGAAAAAAATTGAGGGAGTTTGAAGAAAGAAATTTCTTTGGTAATAAAGTACGTGAAAATCACTCATGGGAAATCAATCTCAGAAACAGCAAAGATGAAACAATTGAGATAAGCGTAAAAGATCAAGTCCCTTTATCTAGAGACGAGAGTATTAAAATTGATATCAAAGAGATTTCTAACGGATCATATAACAGTGATACAGGTATTGTAACCTGGCGTGTAAAACTTGATGCAGGACAAGCAAAAGCCCTTCGCCTGGATTATCAAATTGAATACCCGAAAGGACAGAAAATTACTTTTTAA
- the rsmB gene encoding 16S rRNA (cytosine(967)-C(5))-methyltransferase RsmB, producing the protein METELSERSVSVDILIEFDEKQVLDYAHANELEPRERAQVREYVQNILRKRSYLDFLIDEFSTVTVAEMKPGLKNILRLAIYDMLFMDSTPDYAAINESVEIAKAKLGSRTGDLVNAIMRNLQRDREKLPKPGFKDRNKLVATTFSHPEWMVARWRARFGEREAFQLMQANNSRPHYYVRVNSLRTKPENFELRMEKMDVEFEPSDWLPYYYKVASVQPFIEKGLLAKGICLVQDIAAGFAPTILDPQPGEKVYDLCAAPGTKSIMMSDLMQGEGEILSVDISSERLEKLAESALNYGAENIKIRRGDVLEVSLGLADAVLLDAPCTGTGVLSKRADLRWRRDEEGLKNAVELQEQLLEEAANMVKRGGRLVYSTCSLEPEENMDQITKFLDKMDNFELESLEDYLPEEVLMEGGKAYQTFPHKHGCDGHFGVLLKRVK; encoded by the coding sequence TTGGAAACTGAATTATCAGAACGCTCAGTAAGTGTAGACATTCTTATAGAATTTGATGAAAAGCAAGTACTTGACTATGCTCACGCAAATGAGTTAGAACCTCGTGAACGTGCGCAAGTACGTGAATATGTTCAAAATATTTTACGCAAGCGAAGCTATCTCGATTTTTTAATTGATGAGTTTTCGACCGTAACTGTTGCAGAAATGAAACCGGGCCTTAAAAATATTCTGCGTCTCGCAATTTACGATATGCTTTTTATGGATAGCACCCCGGATTATGCGGCTATCAATGAATCTGTTGAAATTGCCAAAGCCAAATTAGGGTCAAGAACGGGAGACTTGGTTAATGCTATCATGCGTAATTTACAACGGGATCGCGAGAAACTTCCAAAACCGGGTTTTAAAGATCGGAACAAATTAGTGGCTACCACTTTTTCCCATCCCGAATGGATGGTGGCCCGATGGAGAGCACGTTTCGGAGAACGCGAAGCTTTTCAACTGATGCAGGCGAATAATTCCAGGCCGCATTATTATGTTCGTGTAAACAGCTTGCGTACCAAGCCTGAGAACTTTGAATTACGAATGGAAAAAATGGATGTGGAATTTGAGCCCAGTGACTGGCTTCCATACTATTACAAAGTAGCTTCCGTTCAGCCTTTTATTGAAAAAGGTTTACTTGCCAAGGGGATCTGTCTGGTTCAGGATATTGCCGCCGGATTCGCCCCTACTATTTTAGATCCACAACCCGGAGAAAAAGTATATGATTTGTGTGCCGCCCCGGGGACTAAATCAATTATGATGTCTGATTTAATGCAAGGCGAAGGTGAAATTCTTTCTGTGGATATATCCTCAGAACGATTGGAAAAATTAGCCGAAAGTGCATTGAATTACGGAGCTGAAAATATCAAAATACGTCGCGGTGACGTGCTTGAGGTTTCACTTGGTTTAGCTGATGCTGTTTTACTTGACGCTCCTTGTACAGGTACCGGTGTTTTGAGTAAAAGAGCTGACCTCCGCTGGAGACGTGATGAAGAAGGCCTCAAAAATGCCGTTGAATTACAGGAACAACTTTTAGAAGAAGCCGCCAACATGGTAAAACGCGGCGGCCGGTTAGTGTATAGTACATGTTCCCTGGAGCCGGAGGAAAATATGGATCAAATAACCAAGTTCCTTGATAAAATGGATAATTTCGAGTTGGAATCATTGGAAGATTACCTCCCGGAAGAAGTCTTAATGGAAGGCGGAAAAGCTTACCAAACCTTCCCGCACAAACACGGCTGCGACGGCCACTTTGGTGTACTCCTTAAAAGAGTGAAATAG